Genomic window (Maridesulfovibrio ferrireducens):
AAAATTGATCTCAACGGCCACGCTGTAAAATGCGGTTGCATGAGTTTTGATACCGGCATTCCCGTAGGAGGCGCATAATGTTCAGTTTATATTTGCAAGCCTTAGAACACGGCTCGCCTGATTTGGTACTTGAGGATAGATTTTACAATGACCTGCAGAATCTTTACGCTGAAACAAATCTGCTCGATTGTCCTGAGCAACTGCCTAGTACTATCATGGAAACGGAGTGGTACAAGCAAAGCGGCTGGCAGGAAGTCCGAAAAGCAGCTTATGGCCCTTGGGAAATGCAAAATAATTTGCAATATGACGGATTGTGGATGGAGCATGTTGCAGCTGTGAAGGTGAGGTTTCCAAAGCCGGAGGGTTCAGCGTGATTATTTACACTGACAGAATGCCAAAACGTTTCGCTGGTTACACAATCGGCCCTGTAATTCTGATCCGGCCAAAATATAAAGATGATGCCGGATTGCTTGCACATGAGCAAAAACACGTTGAACAGTTTTGGGCTGCTCCAGTGCTTCACGGAGTTATGTATCGTTTTTCTAAAGGGTATAGATTAAAATCTGAAGTCGAAGCATATCAGGCACAAATTGAGTGCGGTATGGATATTAACCGGGCCGCTAAGTTTTTATCTGGAAAATATAATCTTGGAATATCTGTTGATGCGGCTGTTGATTTGTTGACGGTGTAAATATAATTAAAGTTTAGGTTTAAGTTTTGTACCCCGTAAAAAGCCCTGTTTCTCGTCGTGAGTGGCAGGGCTTTTTATATTTCATTACTGAATCTTTTCAGCGATATTCTTAACCCCTCCGGCAAGAACCTTTATTAATAGTTTAATTGATTCCGTCTCATTTTTGTTGTCCCCTGTTATACAATTCGTCAACGTTTTGATACCGTTGCTGAGAGTTTCAAGAGTGTCTGCCGGATTGCAATTGTCGTCTATTTGCAGTCTTATTTGAGCGTCCATGTGAATTTCCCCTTTGAATTAACATTGAGCAGGTTTTGATGTTGATATAGAATTATTAGCTTGATCAATGTTTGTCAATAATTTTAGACAGTTAGCCTGTGATGAATTAAATCACAAAAAGTGAACTTATGAAACATACCCCACCTGCCTTGATTGTCCGATTTATAGATATAATGAATCAATATGGTCTGATAACGGACCATGACGGTATAATTTTGCACTGCAATCCGCATTTGCTTGATGTTTTAAAATATGCAGTCAGTGCGCTTGATGAAGTTTTTGGCGCGGAATCTGCGAGTATTCAGGATTTGATTAGGCAGTCTGTTGCGTCGAAAAAAATGGATTCATTCAATATTGAAATGGATTTCGGGGACGGAATCAGTCAGGTTTTCGGACAGGTTTATCCGCTCGAGTGCGAAACGGGGTATATTGCGGCGTTGCTGTTTCATCCTGTTGATTCACTGCGCCGACTGGAAAAGGTTTCGTTTGATCGGCAGAGTAAGTTGCCGACAGATAGCAGGTGGGTGATAGACGATGAATTTAAAACTTTGTCATTTTCAGCGGATGAGGATTCTATTTTTTACGGCAGGGAACCGGGCTTTTCAATTTTTGAAGCCGTGCTGGAAAAAGATCATCCGACGGTTTTGACGGCATTTGATAAAGCGGCTCTCACCCCGGGCGAATTAGTCACGATTTGTATAGATATACAGCGTCATCATGGACTGTGCGAAGTTGAGGTGGATATTATTTATGCGCCGGATATGTTTTACGGAAACAGATATTTTGTGCTGACGCGTCCGGCAGTTAATAGAGCGGAAGATATACTCAGCCGTATGTCGGAAGCGTATCAAGTCGATCATGATAACGCCTTGGCCCGTTGTCTTAATGTCGGCCCGCCGTCTATTTCAAATGTGCGCACGCGTATCCGCGAATTGCCGGACAGCTGGCTTGTTAAGTGTTGTCTTGAATGCAGGGTCAATTTCCATTGGCTTTATGCCGGACTCGGGAAAAAGTTTTTTGATTAAATTTGATTAAATGCGTCGGCGGATCATTACGACCGGCGCAATAGTTTTAATCTCAGCTTTCAACTGTTTAATTTCGAAATCTTTCTGATGGGTTCCCATGTTCGTCAACCAGCCTTTTAGATAAATCCACTTATCATCTTCACCCATATATAATTTTAACGTTGCCTCGCCTTCTTTTTTTGTGTCCATCCCTCTCCGGACTATAAAGACAGGTTCACCTTCTATGGGTTTCATTTTCGGATCACAATATACAATGTTGCCCGGATTTATTCCGGCCGGAACCATGCTGTCGCCTATAGCCATTGCCGCTATCATGTCTTTGTGGAACTTCGGAACTGATGATGTTGCTGCCATCGGCAAAGTTAAAGACCAGCCGGAAACACCGCACTGAGCAAGTCCGATTAAAGGTAGTTCCGCGCCGGGGGAAAGCATATCCTGCGTGACTTCCGGCAGTGGCTTGTTTCCTGTTTTTTTGCCGTTGCCGTAAAGATCTCCGCAGCCCCTCGGATATTTATCCTCACCAGCCTGAACCCGCATATCCAGCAAAGGCCCGTCCTGCTCATACTGTTCCCGTGTAAGCAGCGGCTGGCCCATCTGAGCTATCAAAAAATTCATATTCACACGATATTTTATTGCCCACTGCCGCAAAGCTGATGCTGGCGGCATCATCTGACTGTCCATGATCGCATTCAGTTCGGTTACAGTTATGCCGCCGACTGCCGCGAAATTCTCGAGCGTGGTCTGAATGCCGGAGTCTGCGAACAGATTTTTTAAAGCCGTTCCAAAACGAGTCTCGGGCGTGTCAGTCCTATTCGCAGATTCAGCATAAACAGGCCCTTTGCCAGTCAGTAGCCAATCACCATTTATATTAAATTCTTCACAAACTTTCGTCAAAATTTCGGATTTAGGTGTTCCTTTGCCTTGTGTGTAATTGCGGTAACTCATGGGTGTGAGTCCAATTCTGTCGCAAAATGCAACCTGCTTAAGTTCTAACATGTCTTTAATGCTTAGAAATCTTTGAACAATATCACTCATAGTAAATTTTTACCCACTTTTTTATAAAAAGCATTGAACTAAGTAAAAGTTTTCTGTATAAAACAATTTATACAGAAACTGCGAAAAGTTTTACGCAATAATTTTAAAATTACATTAGCAAAGAGGAAATTATGAAAGACTTTACCCAAAAAAACCAACCAGCACAAGAAGCCGGACCGTCCTCTTTTGAGATGTGGCTTTTCATTAATAAGAAAACTCAAAAATGGGTTTGTGACCTCCTTGATCTTTCCTGCGGACAGGTCAGCCGCATTGTCAGTGCTGATTCCTGCATCAAATCTCACCGCGAAACCCTGCTTGCCGCCGGAGTCCCTGAAAGCTCTCTGCCGAAACTGAG
Coding sequences:
- a CDS encoding helix-turn-helix domain-containing protein encodes the protein MKHTPPALIVRFIDIMNQYGLITDHDGIILHCNPHLLDVLKYAVSALDEVFGAESASIQDLIRQSVASKKMDSFNIEMDFGDGISQVFGQVYPLECETGYIAALLFHPVDSLRRLEKVSFDRQSKLPTDSRWVIDDEFKTLSFSADEDSIFYGREPGFSIFEAVLEKDHPTVLTAFDKAALTPGELVTICIDIQRHHGLCEVEVDIIYAPDMFYGNRYFVLTRPAVNRAEDILSRMSEAYQVDHDNALARCLNVGPPSISNVRTRIRELPDSWLVKCCLECRVNFHWLYAGLGKKFFD
- a CDS encoding helix-turn-helix domain-containing protein, producing MSDIVQRFLSIKDMLELKQVAFCDRIGLTPMSYRNYTQGKGTPKSEILTKVCEEFNINGDWLLTGKGPVYAESANRTDTPETRFGTALKNLFADSGIQTTLENFAAVGGITVTELNAIMDSQMMPPASALRQWAIKYRVNMNFLIAQMGQPLLTREQYEQDGPLLDMRVQAGEDKYPRGCGDLYGNGKKTGNKPLPEVTQDMLSPGAELPLIGLAQCGVSGWSLTLPMAATSSVPKFHKDMIAAMAIGDSMVPAGINPGNIVYCDPKMKPIEGEPVFIVRRGMDTKKEGEATLKLYMGEDDKWIYLKGWLTNMGTHQKDFEIKQLKAEIKTIAPVVMIRRRI